In one window of uncultured Draconibacterium sp. DNA:
- the ablB gene encoding putative beta-lysine N-acetyltransferase encodes MQDKIEKIGNESIIQHGQLNDRVYLMKLGSTDNPSEILEEINTLARENKYSKIVCKIPVHAAPVFLSNGFLAEAQIPSFYNDSIAAFFVSKFLNSDRLLDIETEKLNNLSQMLKKQDSITPNGHNHSDVKVRKLEKEDYEQITDIYREVFVTYPFPIYNPGYVLKTFQDGTQYFGAESNGKLVALASAEVDEEGKNAEMTDFATLPDQRGKNLSVLLLNALEKSMKEQGITTLYTMARLNSIGMTKTFLKMDYCYSGTLIKNTHIAGKIESLNILYKHI; translated from the coding sequence ATGCAGGATAAAATTGAAAAAATAGGCAACGAAAGCATAATTCAACACGGGCAATTAAACGATCGTGTTTACCTGATGAAATTGGGTAGCACGGATAACCCGTCGGAAATTTTGGAGGAGATTAATACGCTCGCAAGAGAAAACAAGTACAGTAAAATAGTTTGTAAAATACCGGTGCACGCCGCCCCGGTATTTCTATCCAACGGTTTTTTAGCCGAGGCACAAATACCATCGTTCTACAACGACAGCATTGCCGCATTTTTTGTTTCGAAGTTTCTAAACTCCGACAGGCTTTTAGATATTGAAACAGAAAAGCTAAACAACCTCAGCCAAATGCTAAAAAAACAGGATTCGATTACGCCCAACGGTCACAACCATTCGGATGTAAAAGTGCGTAAACTGGAAAAAGAAGACTATGAGCAAATTACCGACATATATCGCGAAGTTTTCGTAACTTATCCTTTTCCGATATATAATCCGGGATATGTGCTAAAAACATTTCAGGACGGAACTCAGTATTTCGGAGCTGAATCGAATGGGAAACTGGTAGCTCTGGCATCGGCCGAGGTTGACGAAGAAGGCAAAAATGCCGAAATGACCGACTTTGCCACCCTACCCGACCAGCGTGGTAAAAACCTGTCGGTGCTGTTGTTAAATGCACTCGAAAAATCGATGAAAGAACAGGGAATAACAACCTTGTATACAATGGCCCGGCTAAATTCCATAGGAATGACAAAAACTTTCCTGAAGATGGATTATTGTTATTCGGGAACATTGATAAAGAACACGCACATTGCCGGAAAAATTGAAAGTTTGAACATTTTATATAAACATATCTAA
- the ablA gene encoding lysine 2,3-aminomutase — protein sequence MIYNNRQQTIAHKIETEAQLSKWRDWRWQLRHSIKTLEKFEELLGVKFDEDEREKLKETFDKFPLSITPYYLSLINKKDFKNDPVFKQSFGGIEELTTLKSELADPLSEDSDSPVEGITHRYPDRVLFHVSNICSMYCRHCTRKRKVGDIDYVPSKEQLQKGLDYIANTPHVRDVLLSGGDPFMLPDDKIDWLLSEITKIPHVEIVRIGTRMPVVLPYRITDNLVSILKKYQPLWINTHFNHPKEITASSKEALAKLADGGFPLGNQSVLLADVNDCPRIMKSLLHKLVENRVRPYYLYQCDLSEGLSHFRTPIGKGIEIMESLIGHTSGFARPTYVVDAPGGGGKIPVMPNYIISWSTNKVVLRNYEGVITTYKEPDAYEPKLCDRDCENCNLDLQIEEGAEEDAIGIEKLLSDTDDAISLIPEDNERMIRREEDAG from the coding sequence ATGATTTATAATAACAGACAGCAGACAATTGCACACAAAATTGAGACAGAAGCGCAACTTTCGAAATGGAGAGACTGGAGGTGGCAGCTAAGGCACTCCATAAAAACGCTGGAAAAGTTTGAAGAACTATTAGGCGTTAAATTTGATGAGGACGAACGGGAAAAACTAAAAGAAACATTCGACAAATTTCCCTTGTCTATTACGCCTTATTATCTCTCGCTTATTAACAAGAAAGATTTCAAAAACGATCCGGTTTTTAAACAATCGTTTGGCGGAATTGAAGAACTTACTACTTTAAAATCAGAATTGGCAGACCCGCTATCAGAAGACAGCGACAGTCCGGTTGAAGGAATAACCCATCGTTATCCCGACCGCGTATTATTTCATGTGAGCAATATTTGCTCGATGTATTGCCGACACTGCACTCGTAAACGCAAAGTTGGCGATATCGACTATGTTCCATCTAAAGAACAATTGCAAAAGGGGCTCGACTATATTGCCAACACCCCGCATGTACGCGATGTTTTGTTATCGGGAGGCGACCCGTTTATGTTGCCCGACGATAAAATCGACTGGCTTTTGTCGGAAATCACAAAAATACCACATGTCGAGATCGTAAGAATTGGTACACGAATGCCGGTGGTACTTCCCTACCGAATTACCGATAATCTGGTTTCTATTTTAAAGAAATATCAGCCACTTTGGATCAACACACACTTTAATCACCCAAAAGAAATTACGGCTTCATCAAAAGAAGCTTTGGCGAAACTTGCCGACGGCGGATTTCCGTTGGGGAACCAATCGGTTCTTTTAGCCGATGTAAACGACTGCCCACGAATTATGAAATCGCTGCTCCACAAACTTGTGGAAAACCGTGTACGTCCTTATTACCTCTATCAGTGCGACCTTTCTGAAGGATTATCGCATTTCAGAACACCAATTGGTAAAGGGATTGAAATTATGGAAAGCCTTATCGGGCACACTAGTGGTTTTGCCCGCCCAACTTACGTGGTTGATGCACCCGGGGGCGGAGGTAAAATTCCGGTAATGCCCAATTATATTATTTCATGGTCGACCAACAAAGTGGTGTTGCGTAACTACGAAGGAGTAATAACAACCTATAAAGAACCCGATGCATACGAGCCAAAATTATGCGACCGGGACTGTGAGAATTGCAACCTCGACTTACAAATTGAAGAGGGAGCAGAAGAAGATGCAATAGGAATTGAAAAATTATTATCGGATACCGACGATGCGATATCGTTGATACCCGAAGACAACGAACGAATGATAAGAAGGGAAGAAGATGCAGGATAA